In Rhodospirillales bacterium, one genomic interval encodes:
- a CDS encoding ATP-binding cassette domain-containing protein has translation MTDSTGPLIEVHDLVKTYDVSRPWLARVLERLPAQTLKAVNGVKFTIRRGETFSLVGESGCGKSSVARMVVGLDRPTRGSVLFDGTDLAHLRRRSDIAPLRRRMQMIFQDPYASLNPRWRVEDIVAEPIDAFGLVTNRSERRGKVAESLRQVGLSPEDARKFPHEFSGGQRQRVSIARALAANPDFLVCDEPTSALDVSVQAQILNLMRDLQQRFGLTYLFISHDLSIVYHVSSRIGVMYLGRLCEISAAKDLFRRPQHPYTRLLLDTIPDVEMTGRERVSVPGEVPDPIDPPPGCAFHPRCPFANERCRQDIPTPLQRGQGMVACHAVEEERLPPFKRSVLAQ, from the coding sequence ATGACTGACTCTACTGGGCCCCTTATCGAAGTACACGACCTAGTGAAGACGTACGACGTTTCGAGACCTTGGCTCGCGCGCGTTCTGGAACGGCTGCCGGCGCAAACCCTCAAAGCGGTCAACGGTGTGAAGTTCACGATCCGGCGAGGCGAGACCTTCAGCCTGGTCGGCGAGTCCGGATGCGGAAAGTCCTCCGTGGCGCGCATGGTGGTTGGCCTGGACCGGCCGACCCGGGGAAGCGTCCTCTTCGATGGGACGGACTTGGCGCACCTCCGGCGACGGTCCGACATTGCGCCGCTGCGCCGCCGAATGCAGATGATCTTTCAGGATCCATACGCGAGCCTGAACCCTCGCTGGCGGGTGGAAGACATCGTGGCGGAACCCATCGACGCCTTTGGGCTGGTGACCAACCGGTCCGAGCGGAGAGGGAAGGTGGCGGAGTCCCTCCGGCAAGTGGGCCTTTCACCGGAAGACGCGCGCAAGTTTCCGCACGAATTCTCGGGTGGGCAACGCCAGCGCGTCTCGATTGCCCGCGCGCTCGCCGCGAATCCCGACTTCCTGGTGTGCGATGAACCGACTTCGGCGCTCGACGTGTCTGTCCAGGCGCAAATCCTCAACCTCATGAGAGATCTGCAGCAGCGGTTCGGTCTGACCTACCTGTTCATCAGCCACGACCTCTCGATCGTCTATCACGTATCGTCCCGCATCGGTGTGATGTATCTCGGACGGCTATGCGAGATTTCTGCCGCGAAGGACCTGTTTCGCCGTCCCCAGCATCCGTATACGCGCTTGCTGCTCGACACGATCCCCGATGTCGAGATGACCGGCCGGGAGCGCGTGTCCGTGCCGGGCGAGGTTCCCGACCCGATTGATCCGCCACCGGGCTGCGCCTTCCATCCGCGATGTCCGTTCGCAAACGAACGCTGCCGGCAAGACATTCCGACCCCACTGCAACGTGGCCAAGGCATGGTTGCCTGCCACGCCGTCGAGGAGGAGCGGCTGCCGCCGTTCAAGCGATCGGTTCTGGCGCAGTAG
- a CDS encoding ABC transporter ATP-binding protein translates to MALLEVDQLRVEFPTRRRALVAVDDVSLTIEAGEVLGVVGESGAGKSVTGAAIIGLIEPPGRVSGGEIRFDGRRIDHLSGEEKRRIRGKEIGSVFQDPLTSLNPLFTVGQQLVETILAHSDRSADDARRHALRLLEDVGIPAAAHRIDSYPHEFSGGMRQRVVIALAVCAGPRLIIADEPTTALDVSIQAQIIALLKRLCRDQGTAIMLITHDMGVIAETADRVAVMYAGRIVEVGRVRQILRAPNHPYTTGLMDSIPRLGRDDADLAQIDGAMPRLHEIPDGCAFHSRCPHAFDLCRRRRPVLQTTRDAAAACFLFDQERPDD, encoded by the coding sequence ATGGCGCTCCTCGAAGTCGACCAACTGCGCGTCGAGTTCCCAACGCGCCGGCGAGCGCTCGTCGCGGTCGACGACGTTTCACTGACGATCGAAGCGGGCGAGGTCCTGGGCGTGGTGGGCGAATCGGGAGCCGGCAAGTCGGTAACGGGGGCGGCCATCATTGGGCTTATCGAGCCACCCGGGAGGGTGTCCGGGGGCGAGATTCGATTTGATGGTCGCCGGATCGACCATCTATCAGGCGAAGAGAAGCGCCGTATCAGAGGCAAAGAAATCGGTTCCGTCTTCCAGGACCCGCTGACCAGCCTCAATCCGCTCTTCACCGTCGGCCAACAGTTGGTCGAGACCATCCTCGCACACTCCGATCGATCCGCGGACGACGCCCGCCGGCACGCGCTTCGCCTACTGGAGGATGTCGGAATCCCGGCCGCCGCACATCGGATCGACTCCTATCCGCACGAGTTCTCGGGCGGAATGCGCCAGCGCGTCGTGATTGCCTTGGCGGTTTGCGCAGGCCCACGCCTCATCATTGCGGATGAGCCGACGACCGCACTCGATGTCTCGATTCAGGCCCAGATCATCGCGCTTCTCAAGCGCCTGTGCCGTGACCAGGGCACTGCGATCATGCTCATTACCCACGATATGGGGGTGATCGCTGAAACAGCGGATCGTGTCGCCGTGATGTATGCGGGGCGAATCGTCGAAGTCGGGCGTGTCCGCCAGATCCTGAGAGCGCCCAACCATCCCTATACGACAGGCCTGATGGATTCCATCCCGCGGCTCGGGCGCGACGATGCGGACCTAGCGCAGATTGACGGGGCCATGCCGCGATTGCACGAGATCCCGGACGGATGCGCATTCCACTCCAGGTGCCCCCATGCGTTCGATCTGTGCCGCCGGAGGCGTCCGGTTCTGCAGACCACGAGGGATGCTGCAGCAGCCTGCTTTCTCTTCGACCAGGAGCGGCCAGATGACTGA
- a CDS encoding ABC transporter permease, which translates to MYRRIADSDLWFSFSRSPTVVVAAGVAAIMMMAALFAPLIAPQDPFDLAALSILDAHIPPAWMAAADHRFLLGSDDQGRDVLSAILYGSRISIGVGFASVALALVLGVSLGLLAGYAGGRLDALIMRTAEIQLSFPTILIALLLNGVMRSILPAELQDQLAIPVLIVAIGISGWVQYARTVRGTTLVEKNKEYVQAARLIGIHPLMIMLRHILPNTMGPVLVIATIHLAVAIITEATLSFLGVGVPPTEPSLGTLIRIGNDFLFSGEWWITMFPGAALAILVLAVNLLGDWLRDAFNPKLR; encoded by the coding sequence ATGTACCGCCGAATCGCCGACAGCGATCTCTGGTTCAGTTTCTCACGCTCGCCAACTGTCGTTGTCGCCGCAGGGGTCGCGGCAATCATGATGATGGCGGCGCTCTTCGCGCCCCTGATCGCCCCGCAAGATCCATTTGACCTCGCCGCGCTCAGCATTCTGGATGCGCACATCCCGCCGGCATGGATGGCAGCGGCCGACCATCGGTTCCTGCTGGGCAGCGACGACCAGGGCCGAGACGTGCTGTCGGCGATTCTCTACGGATCAAGGATTTCGATCGGGGTGGGGTTTGCCTCGGTTGCGCTTGCGTTGGTACTCGGCGTGAGCCTGGGGCTCCTCGCCGGCTACGCCGGCGGGCGTCTGGACGCACTGATCATGCGCACGGCGGAGATCCAGCTATCGTTCCCCACCATCCTGATCGCGCTGCTGCTCAACGGCGTGATGCGCAGCATCCTGCCGGCGGAATTGCAGGATCAGCTGGCGATTCCGGTACTGATCGTGGCGATAGGGATCTCCGGCTGGGTGCAGTACGCGCGGACCGTGCGCGGCACCACGCTGGTTGAGAAGAACAAGGAGTACGTCCAGGCCGCCCGCCTGATCGGCATTCATCCGCTGATGATCATGCTGCGGCACATCCTGCCGAACACCATGGGCCCGGTACTCGTCATTGCGACGATTCACCTGGCGGTCGCCATCATTACCGAGGCCACGCTCTCCTTCCTGGGCGTGGGAGTGCCGCCGACGGAACCATCGCTCGGGACCCTGATCCGAATCGGCAACGACTTCCTGTTCTCGGGCGAGTGGTGGATCACGATGTTCCCGGGGGCAGCGCTGGCAATTCTCGTTCTCGCAGTAAACCTGCTTGGTGACTGGCTGCGCGACGCCTTCAATCCGAAACTGCGGTAA
- a CDS encoding ABC transporter permease, whose amino-acid sequence MLAFILKRLMQSLLVMFFVALIAFSMFQFVGDPVHQMVGIETTLEEREELREALGLNDPVLVQFSRFVLDAVTFDFGISYQHKKPVADMILSRMPATLELAVFSALLALALGIPMGVYTGLRRNTLLAHVLMTVSLAGVSLPTFLIGILLIFVFAVMLGWLPSFGRGEVVDFGWWSTGLLTVAGLKALILPSITLGLFQMTLIMRLVRSEMLEVLRTDYIKFARARGLPEHVVNFRHALKNALIPVITVTGLQLGSIIAFAIITETVFQWPGMGLLFLQSIQTVDIPIMSAYLILIAFVVVAINLVVDILYYVIDPRLRTTRNADPEA is encoded by the coding sequence ATGCTTGCCTTCATATTGAAACGGCTGATGCAGTCGCTGCTGGTGATGTTCTTCGTGGCGCTGATCGCGTTCTCGATGTTCCAGTTCGTCGGTGACCCGGTGCACCAGATGGTTGGCATTGAGACCACGCTTGAAGAGCGAGAGGAGCTGAGAGAAGCGCTGGGGCTCAATGACCCCGTCCTCGTGCAGTTCAGCCGGTTCGTGCTGGACGCAGTCACCTTCGACTTCGGTATTTCCTACCAGCACAAGAAGCCGGTCGCCGACATGATCCTGTCGCGCATGCCGGCCACCCTCGAACTCGCTGTTTTCTCCGCGCTGCTGGCGCTCGCGCTCGGCATCCCCATGGGGGTGTACACCGGCCTGCGTCGGAACACGCTTCTCGCCCACGTGTTGATGACAGTGTCTCTGGCCGGCGTATCGCTGCCGACGTTCCTCATCGGCATCCTGCTGATTTTCGTGTTCGCGGTGATGCTGGGCTGGCTCCCCTCGTTCGGGCGTGGTGAGGTGGTCGATTTCGGCTGGTGGTCCACCGGATTGCTGACCGTCGCCGGGCTGAAAGCACTGATCCTGCCGTCAATCACCCTCGGGCTGTTCCAAATGACGCTCATCATGCGGCTGGTGCGTTCGGAAATGCTGGAAGTACTGCGGACCGACTACATCAAGTTTGCCCGGGCCCGCGGCCTGCCCGAGCACGTGGTCAACTTCCGGCACGCGCTGAAGAACGCGCTGATACCGGTCATCACGGTCACCGGCCTGCAGCTGGGGTCGATCATCGCCTTCGCGATCATCACCGAGACCGTGTTTCAGTGGCCGGGCATGGGGCTCCTGTTCTTACAGTCCATCCAGACCGTGGATATTCCCATCATGTCGGCCTACCTGATCCTGATCGCGTTTGTCGTCGTGGCCATCAACCTCGTGGTCGACATCCTCTACTACGTCATCGATCCGCGGTTGCGCACCACACGCAACGCTGATCCGGAGGCTTGA